From a region of the Panicum virgatum strain AP13 chromosome 2K, P.virgatum_v5, whole genome shotgun sequence genome:
- the LOC120663935 gene encoding (E)-beta-caryophyllene synthase-like isoform X1 yields MASPMITLAPQSQCNQFREYSPSPWGDFFLNHATCTPSQLLTMKERAQVKEENVRRIILESFASSDLAQKLELVDTLQRIGVDYHYKKEINDLLYSIYNDEDGGSDDLYVTSLRFYLLRKHGYTVSADVFEKFRDKQGNISSDDVSCLLMLYDAAHVRTHGEEILDDMITFNKSRLQSLTMKNLEPELAEEVRCTLETPRFRRVERVEARLYISVYEKKAVHDGTILEFAKLDYNILQAIYCDELKELTIWWKDLHSKTDLSFARDRMVEIHFWILGTIYEPYYSYSRIVVTKFTLLASLLDDLYDNYCCTTEESTIFNTAIERWDEQTTEEFPAHLKPLLIGILDTTNKIEEELKLQKNRHAEVVKKLVICTAKFYHAEVNWRDEHYVPATVDEHLEKSLRSSVCMQIIIGVLISLRDCREDDVNWAFTFPKLIRGVSVVGRVGNDIVSDEREQASEHVVSTVQTCMKQYGITAEQANEKLRVIIEEAWMDIVQEYLDQKRPREFLEKSVDVARTMDFFYKRDDAYTLPLSIKDTITLMYVNPCEL; encoded by the exons ATGGCGTCGCCGATGATCACCCTCGCCCCGCAGTCACAGTGCAACCAGTTCCGGGAGTACAGCCCCAGCCCCTGGGGTGACTTCTTCCTCAACCATGCCACATGCACTCCATCACAG CTCTTGACAATGAAGGAGAGGGCACAGGTAAAGGAGGAGAACGTGAGGAGGATTATACTGGAAAGCTTTGCCTCCTCCGACCTGGCTCAGAAGCTGGAGCTCGTTGACACTCTACAAAGGATAGGGGTGGACTACCACTACAAGAAGGAGATCAATGACCTACTTTATTCTATCTACAATGACGAGGATGGAGGTTCTGATGACCTCTATGTCACCTCATTGAGGTTCTATTTGCTTAGGAAGCATGGATACACCGTCTCTGCAG ACGTGTTTGAGAAGTTTAGGGACAAGCAAGGGAACATTTCAAGTGACGATGTCAGCTGCTTGCTAATGTTGTATGATGCTGCACATGTGAGAACTCATGGGGAGGAGATACTCGACGACATGATCACTTTCAACAAGAGCCGCCTCCAATCTTTGACGATGAAAAATTTGGAGCCAGAGCTGGCAGAGGAAGTGCGATGCACATTGGAGACACCACGGTTCAGGCGGGTCGAGAGGGTGGAGGCAAGGCTCTACATCTCAGTGTACGAGAAGAAGGCTGTGCATGATGGGACTATACTGGAGTTTGCAAAGCTGGACTACAACATCTTGCAGGCTATCTACTGTGATGAGCTGAAAGAACTTACAAT ATGGTGGAAGGATTTACACTCAAAGACAGACCTTAGCTTCGCACGAGACAGAATGGTGGAGATACATTTTTGGATTCTCGGAACAATTTATGAGCCCTATTACTCATATTCGCGGATAGTGGTGACAAAGTTCACCCTGTTAGCGTCATTGCTTGATGACCTTTATGACAACTATTGTTGCACCACAGAGGAGAGTACTATCTTCAACACAGCCATAGAAAG GTGGGATGAACAAACCACAGAGGAGTTCCCAGCACATCTGAAGCCACTCCTCATCGGCATACTTGACACTACAAATAAGATTGAGGAGGAGTTAAAACTTCAGAAAAACAGGCATGCTGAAGTTGTCAAAAAACta GTGATCTGCACTGCCAAATTCTACCATGCTGAGGTGAATTGGCGCGATGAACACTATGTACCAGCTACTGTTGATGAGCACCTCGAAAAATCCTTGCGTAGTAGTGTCTGTATGCAAATAATAATTGGTGTGCTCATTTCACTAAGAGATTGTCGGGAGGATGATGTTAATTGGGCATTCACCTTTCCCAAACTTATCAGAGGTGTTTCTGTTGTGGGGCGCGTTGGAAATGACATCGTGTCAGATGAG CGGGAACAAGCTTCGGAGCATGTGGTATCCACGGTGCAAACTTGCATGAAGCAATATGGGATAACAGCAGAGCAAGCCAACGAAAAGCTTAGAGTCATAATCGAAGAAGCATGGATGGACATCGTCCAGGAATACCTCGACCAGAAGCGACCTAGGGAGTTTCTTGAGAAGTCGGTCGATGTTGCACGAACAATGGATTTCTTTTACAAGCGTGATGATGCGTACACCTTGCCGCTCAGCATCAAGGACACTATAACTTTGATGTATGTGAATCCGTGTGAGCTGTAG
- the LOC120663935 gene encoding (E)-beta-caryophyllene synthase-like isoform X2: MASPMITLAPQSQCNQFREYSPSPWGDFFLNHATCTPSQERAQVKEENVRRIILESFASSDLAQKLELVDTLQRIGVDYHYKKEINDLLYSIYNDEDGGSDDLYVTSLRFYLLRKHGYTVSADVFEKFRDKQGNISSDDVSCLLMLYDAAHVRTHGEEILDDMITFNKSRLQSLTMKNLEPELAEEVRCTLETPRFRRVERVEARLYISVYEKKAVHDGTILEFAKLDYNILQAIYCDELKELTIWWKDLHSKTDLSFARDRMVEIHFWILGTIYEPYYSYSRIVVTKFTLLASLLDDLYDNYCCTTEESTIFNTAIERWDEQTTEEFPAHLKPLLIGILDTTNKIEEELKLQKNRHAEVVKKLVICTAKFYHAEVNWRDEHYVPATVDEHLEKSLRSSVCMQIIIGVLISLRDCREDDVNWAFTFPKLIRGVSVVGRVGNDIVSDEREQASEHVVSTVQTCMKQYGITAEQANEKLRVIIEEAWMDIVQEYLDQKRPREFLEKSVDVARTMDFFYKRDDAYTLPLSIKDTITLMYVNPCEL, encoded by the exons ATGGCGTCGCCGATGATCACCCTCGCCCCGCAGTCACAGTGCAACCAGTTCCGGGAGTACAGCCCCAGCCCCTGGGGTGACTTCTTCCTCAACCATGCCACATGCACTCCATCACAG GAGAGGGCACAGGTAAAGGAGGAGAACGTGAGGAGGATTATACTGGAAAGCTTTGCCTCCTCCGACCTGGCTCAGAAGCTGGAGCTCGTTGACACTCTACAAAGGATAGGGGTGGACTACCACTACAAGAAGGAGATCAATGACCTACTTTATTCTATCTACAATGACGAGGATGGAGGTTCTGATGACCTCTATGTCACCTCATTGAGGTTCTATTTGCTTAGGAAGCATGGATACACCGTCTCTGCAG ACGTGTTTGAGAAGTTTAGGGACAAGCAAGGGAACATTTCAAGTGACGATGTCAGCTGCTTGCTAATGTTGTATGATGCTGCACATGTGAGAACTCATGGGGAGGAGATACTCGACGACATGATCACTTTCAACAAGAGCCGCCTCCAATCTTTGACGATGAAAAATTTGGAGCCAGAGCTGGCAGAGGAAGTGCGATGCACATTGGAGACACCACGGTTCAGGCGGGTCGAGAGGGTGGAGGCAAGGCTCTACATCTCAGTGTACGAGAAGAAGGCTGTGCATGATGGGACTATACTGGAGTTTGCAAAGCTGGACTACAACATCTTGCAGGCTATCTACTGTGATGAGCTGAAAGAACTTACAAT ATGGTGGAAGGATTTACACTCAAAGACAGACCTTAGCTTCGCACGAGACAGAATGGTGGAGATACATTTTTGGATTCTCGGAACAATTTATGAGCCCTATTACTCATATTCGCGGATAGTGGTGACAAAGTTCACCCTGTTAGCGTCATTGCTTGATGACCTTTATGACAACTATTGTTGCACCACAGAGGAGAGTACTATCTTCAACACAGCCATAGAAAG GTGGGATGAACAAACCACAGAGGAGTTCCCAGCACATCTGAAGCCACTCCTCATCGGCATACTTGACACTACAAATAAGATTGAGGAGGAGTTAAAACTTCAGAAAAACAGGCATGCTGAAGTTGTCAAAAAACta GTGATCTGCACTGCCAAATTCTACCATGCTGAGGTGAATTGGCGCGATGAACACTATGTACCAGCTACTGTTGATGAGCACCTCGAAAAATCCTTGCGTAGTAGTGTCTGTATGCAAATAATAATTGGTGTGCTCATTTCACTAAGAGATTGTCGGGAGGATGATGTTAATTGGGCATTCACCTTTCCCAAACTTATCAGAGGTGTTTCTGTTGTGGGGCGCGTTGGAAATGACATCGTGTCAGATGAG CGGGAACAAGCTTCGGAGCATGTGGTATCCACGGTGCAAACTTGCATGAAGCAATATGGGATAACAGCAGAGCAAGCCAACGAAAAGCTTAGAGTCATAATCGAAGAAGCATGGATGGACATCGTCCAGGAATACCTCGACCAGAAGCGACCTAGGGAGTTTCTTGAGAAGTCGGTCGATGTTGCACGAACAATGGATTTCTTTTACAAGCGTGATGATGCGTACACCTTGCCGCTCAGCATCAAGGACACTATAACTTTGATGTATGTGAATCCGTGTGAGCTGTAG
- the LOC120663935 gene encoding (E)-beta-caryophyllene synthase-like isoform X3, translating to MASPMITLAPQSQCNQFREYSPSPWGDFFLNHATCTPSQVKEENVRRIILESFASSDLAQKLELVDTLQRIGVDYHYKKEINDLLYSIYNDEDGGSDDLYVTSLRFYLLRKHGYTVSADVFEKFRDKQGNISSDDVSCLLMLYDAAHVRTHGEEILDDMITFNKSRLQSLTMKNLEPELAEEVRCTLETPRFRRVERVEARLYISVYEKKAVHDGTILEFAKLDYNILQAIYCDELKELTIWWKDLHSKTDLSFARDRMVEIHFWILGTIYEPYYSYSRIVVTKFTLLASLLDDLYDNYCCTTEESTIFNTAIERWDEQTTEEFPAHLKPLLIGILDTTNKIEEELKLQKNRHAEVVKKLVICTAKFYHAEVNWRDEHYVPATVDEHLEKSLRSSVCMQIIIGVLISLRDCREDDVNWAFTFPKLIRGVSVVGRVGNDIVSDEREQASEHVVSTVQTCMKQYGITAEQANEKLRVIIEEAWMDIVQEYLDQKRPREFLEKSVDVARTMDFFYKRDDAYTLPLSIKDTITLMYVNPCEL from the exons ATGGCGTCGCCGATGATCACCCTCGCCCCGCAGTCACAGTGCAACCAGTTCCGGGAGTACAGCCCCAGCCCCTGGGGTGACTTCTTCCTCAACCATGCCACATGCACTCCATCACAG GTAAAGGAGGAGAACGTGAGGAGGATTATACTGGAAAGCTTTGCCTCCTCCGACCTGGCTCAGAAGCTGGAGCTCGTTGACACTCTACAAAGGATAGGGGTGGACTACCACTACAAGAAGGAGATCAATGACCTACTTTATTCTATCTACAATGACGAGGATGGAGGTTCTGATGACCTCTATGTCACCTCATTGAGGTTCTATTTGCTTAGGAAGCATGGATACACCGTCTCTGCAG ACGTGTTTGAGAAGTTTAGGGACAAGCAAGGGAACATTTCAAGTGACGATGTCAGCTGCTTGCTAATGTTGTATGATGCTGCACATGTGAGAACTCATGGGGAGGAGATACTCGACGACATGATCACTTTCAACAAGAGCCGCCTCCAATCTTTGACGATGAAAAATTTGGAGCCAGAGCTGGCAGAGGAAGTGCGATGCACATTGGAGACACCACGGTTCAGGCGGGTCGAGAGGGTGGAGGCAAGGCTCTACATCTCAGTGTACGAGAAGAAGGCTGTGCATGATGGGACTATACTGGAGTTTGCAAAGCTGGACTACAACATCTTGCAGGCTATCTACTGTGATGAGCTGAAAGAACTTACAAT ATGGTGGAAGGATTTACACTCAAAGACAGACCTTAGCTTCGCACGAGACAGAATGGTGGAGATACATTTTTGGATTCTCGGAACAATTTATGAGCCCTATTACTCATATTCGCGGATAGTGGTGACAAAGTTCACCCTGTTAGCGTCATTGCTTGATGACCTTTATGACAACTATTGTTGCACCACAGAGGAGAGTACTATCTTCAACACAGCCATAGAAAG GTGGGATGAACAAACCACAGAGGAGTTCCCAGCACATCTGAAGCCACTCCTCATCGGCATACTTGACACTACAAATAAGATTGAGGAGGAGTTAAAACTTCAGAAAAACAGGCATGCTGAAGTTGTCAAAAAACta GTGATCTGCACTGCCAAATTCTACCATGCTGAGGTGAATTGGCGCGATGAACACTATGTACCAGCTACTGTTGATGAGCACCTCGAAAAATCCTTGCGTAGTAGTGTCTGTATGCAAATAATAATTGGTGTGCTCATTTCACTAAGAGATTGTCGGGAGGATGATGTTAATTGGGCATTCACCTTTCCCAAACTTATCAGAGGTGTTTCTGTTGTGGGGCGCGTTGGAAATGACATCGTGTCAGATGAG CGGGAACAAGCTTCGGAGCATGTGGTATCCACGGTGCAAACTTGCATGAAGCAATATGGGATAACAGCAGAGCAAGCCAACGAAAAGCTTAGAGTCATAATCGAAGAAGCATGGATGGACATCGTCCAGGAATACCTCGACCAGAAGCGACCTAGGGAGTTTCTTGAGAAGTCGGTCGATGTTGCACGAACAATGGATTTCTTTTACAAGCGTGATGATGCGTACACCTTGCCGCTCAGCATCAAGGACACTATAACTTTGATGTATGTGAATCCGTGTGAGCTGTAG